A single Lolium perenne isolate Kyuss_39 chromosome 6, Kyuss_2.0, whole genome shotgun sequence DNA region contains:
- the LOC139832590 gene encoding uncharacterized protein has product MHQAILMVLWRAWELRNDIYHKKGKSTIENSVKFLISYANTWNSKDAAIEEAGNTDKKGKKAMAEMKNEEKKDDTKYYWQHPPQGWIKVNVDGSFMQETENGSTGVVIRDHMGHTIMASGSILPSCSNAEEAEALALLEGCRLAKNWTRQPIIFESDCMTLVKAIQQKNDSRSRLRSIFSDFFHCSSDLPGWECVFVKRQQNNAAHACDEYVRRIGSGTVWNNMFPDQISRALNYDCNNEPVYVD; this is encoded by the coding sequence ATGCACCAGGCCATACTTATGGTACTTTGGAGAGCATGGGAATTAAGAAACGACATCTACCACAAAAAAGGGAAATCTACCATTGAGAACTCTGTCAAATTCCTCATTTCTTATGCCAATACTTGGAATTCTAAAGATGCAGCCATTGAAGAAGCAGGCAACACAGATAAAAAAGGAAAGAAAGCAATGGCcgagatgaagaatgaagaaaagaAAGATGACACGAAATACTACTGGCAACATCCACCGCAAGGATGGATCAAGGTAAATGTTGACGGTTCTTTTATGCAGGAAACTGAAAATGGATCTACTGGAGTAGTTATCCGTGATCATATGGGACATACTATTATGGCGAGTGGCTCCATTCTCCCTAGTTGTTCAaatgctgaagaagctgaagcattgGCACTACTGGAGGGATGCCGTTTGGCGAAAAACTGGACAAGACAACCTATCATTTTTGAGTCTGATTGTATGACGCTGGTGAAAGCTATCCAACAGAAGAATGATTCCAGGTCAAGGCTGAGGAGTATCTTCTCGGATTTCTTTCATTGTAGTTCTGATCTCCCTGGATGGGAATGCGTGTTTGTAAAGAGACAGCAAAACAATGCTGCACATGCTTGTGATGAATATGTTAGAAGAATAGGATCGGGTACTGTGTGGAACAACATGTTCCCAGACCAGATTAGTAGAGCTCTAAACTATGATTGTAACAATGAACCTGTTTATGTTGATTGA